GTGATAATTTAAATGACGTATCAATGTTAGCTAAAGCTGGTTATCCTGTTGCTATGGAAAATGGTGCTGATGAAGTAAAAAGAATAGCAAAATATATCACAGATACGAATGAAAATAGTGGTGTAGGAAAAGCAATAATGAAATTATTACGTGAACAACAAGATTAATAAAAAAGAGGGGTCAAAGATGAAAGGACTAATTATTATTGGAAGTGCACAAGTGAATTCACATACAAATGCACTAGCAACTTATTTAACAGAACATTTTAAAACACATAATATTGAAGCGGAAATATTTGATTTAGCAGAAAATCCATTAAATCAATTAGATTTTTCTGGAACAACACCTTCTATTGATGAAATTAAACAAAATATTAAAAGTTTAAAAGATAAAGCAATGGCGGCTGATTTTTTAATTTTGGGAACACCAAATTATCATGGCTCATATTCAGGTATTTTAAAAAATGCACTAGATCATTTAAATATGGATTATTTTAAAATGAAGCCAGTAGGGTTAATTGGTAATAGTGGTGGAA
This is a stretch of genomic DNA from Staphylococcus roterodami. It encodes these proteins:
- a CDS encoding NAD(P)H-dependent oxidoreductase, whose protein sequence is MKGLIIIGSAQVNSHTNALATYLTEHFKTHNIEAEIFDLAENPLNQLDFSGTTPSIDEIKQNIKSLKDKAMAADFLILGTPNYHGSYSGILKNALDHLNMDYFKMKPVGLIGNSGGIVSSEPLSHLRVIVRSLLGIAVPTQIATHDSDFAKNEDGTYYLNDSEFQLRARLFVDQIVSFAHNSPYEHLK